In one window of Lynx canadensis isolate LIC74 chromosome A3, mLynCan4.pri.v2, whole genome shotgun sequence DNA:
- the RPL31 gene encoding 60S ribosomal protein L31 codes for MAPAKKGGEKKKGRSAINEVVTREYTINIHKRIHGVGFKKRAPRALKEIRKFAMKEMGTPDVRIDTRLNKAVWAKGIRNVPYRIRVRLSRKRNEDEDSPNKLYTLVTYVPVTTFKNLQTVNVDEN; via the exons ATGGCTCCCGCAAAGAAGGGTGGCGAGAAGAAGAAGGGCCGTTCTGCCATCAACGAGGTAGTGACCAGAGAATACACCATCAACATTCACAAGCGCATCCATGGAGT GGGTTTCAAGAAGCGTGCCCCTCGGGCACTCAAAGAGATCCGGAAATTTGCTATGAAGGAGATGGGAACCCCAGATGTGCGCATCGACACCAGGCTCAACAAAGCTGTCTGGGCCAAAGGAATAAG GAATGTTCCATACCGTATCCGTGTGCGGCTGTCCAGAAAACGTAACGAGGATGAGGATTCACCAAACAAGCTCTATACGTTGGTTACCTATGTACCTGTCACCACTTTTAAAA ATCTACAGACTGTTAATGTGGATGAGAACTAA